In Maridesulfovibrio sp., a single genomic region encodes these proteins:
- a CDS encoding TRAP transporter small permease, with amino-acid sequence MNNLKLSALADGLETLLKNIAAICLISMALLTGADIISRGLFGAPIFGVEEIVAILAVMTTGLALGYAHSQKSNIGVEFLYSKLSRRARRRMNIFSNTLSAALFATVTWRLYLYGVSMGKSGEVSMTLELPTDMVIYALTFGFGCFTLVIIKELLMLFTGEE; translated from the coding sequence GTGAACAATCTCAAACTTTCAGCTCTGGCAGACGGGCTGGAAACACTGCTGAAAAATATTGCCGCAATCTGCCTGATCAGCATGGCTCTCCTGACCGGTGCGGACATAATTTCCCGAGGATTATTCGGTGCCCCCATTTTCGGTGTGGAAGAAATAGTCGCCATTCTGGCTGTCATGACCACCGGACTGGCTCTGGGGTACGCCCATTCCCAGAAAAGCAATATCGGAGTTGAATTTCTGTACAGCAAGCTCAGCAGACGGGCTCGCCGCAGAATGAACATTTTCAGCAACACGCTCAGCGCGGCTCTTTTCGCCACCGTTACATGGCGCCTGTATCTCTACGGCGTAAGCATGGGAAAATCCGGCGAAGTCTCCATGACCCTTGAGCTGCCAACAGACATGGTAATTTATGCCCTGACCTTCGGATTCGGCTGCTTCACGCTTGTAATCATAAAAGAGCTGCTCATGCTCTTCACCGGGGAGGAATAA
- a CDS encoding TRAP transporter substrate-binding protein has translation MKRLLLTVLAAAVCMCAMPLSAGAENVNLTYSNFFPPTHIQSKLAQQWCDEVAKRTDGRVTISYFPGNTLTKAKQCYDGVVEGLSDIGMSALAYSRGRFPTMAAVDLPLGYKSGVAATKVANAVYEKFQPKELRQVKVIFFHAHGPGLLFTAKKPVRTLEDIKGMKLRGTGNSAQLLKALGASPVAMSMPDSYQAIRKGVVDGGVYPMETNKGWKMGEVVDYCTLDYPVGYTTTFFVVMNKDKWAAISEEDQKTIMALGQEYALKHAKAWDESDKVGREFLTEKGGQFIELSEAEGKRWKDKAAPMMDEYVKMANSKKLDGKAILDFTVETLNSAQ, from the coding sequence GCTTTCCGCAGGTGCCGAAAACGTGAACCTGACCTATTCCAACTTTTTCCCCCCCACGCACATCCAGTCCAAACTGGCCCAACAGTGGTGCGATGAAGTTGCAAAACGCACCGATGGCCGCGTGACTATTTCCTATTTTCCCGGCAACACGCTGACCAAGGCCAAACAGTGCTATGACGGAGTTGTGGAAGGACTTTCGGACATAGGCATGTCCGCCCTTGCCTACTCGCGCGGACGTTTTCCTACAATGGCCGCGGTAGATCTGCCCCTGGGCTACAAATCCGGCGTGGCAGCCACCAAGGTGGCAAACGCTGTTTATGAAAAATTTCAGCCCAAGGAACTCCGTCAGGTAAAAGTTATCTTTTTCCATGCTCATGGTCCGGGACTGCTCTTCACAGCCAAAAAACCGGTCAGAACCCTTGAAGACATCAAAGGCATGAAACTGCGTGGTACAGGGAACTCCGCTCAGTTGCTCAAGGCTCTGGGAGCATCTCCGGTAGCCATGTCCATGCCGGATTCATATCAGGCCATCCGCAAGGGCGTTGTAGACGGCGGCGTATACCCCATGGAAACCAACAAAGGCTGGAAGATGGGCGAAGTAGTCGACTACTGCACTCTGGACTATCCGGTGGGATACACCACTACATTCTTCGTAGTTATGAACAAGGACAAGTGGGCCGCCATTTCCGAAGAAGATCAGAAAACGATCATGGCCCTTGGTCAGGAATATGCCCTCAAGCACGCCAAGGCCTGGGACGAAAGCGACAAGGTCGGACGCGAATTTCTGACTGAAAAAGGCGGACAGTTTATCGAACTCAGCGAAGCCGAAGGTAAACGCTGGAAAGACAAAGCCGCTCCCATGATGGATGAATACGTAAAAATGGCCAACAGCAAAAAGCTCGATGGTAAAGCGATTCTGGACTTTACCGTTGAGACGCTCAACAGCGCGCAGTAA